A DNA window from Acropora palmata chromosome 12, jaAcrPala1.3, whole genome shotgun sequence contains the following coding sequences:
- the LOC141859883 gene encoding uncharacterized protein LOC141859883 — MVSVSSFQDTNIPEDSGARNMENFTFKAHRRAFLFALSLITSIYAFGYAVKEISAQKEDGTAGRSRHINFIEDKFSYLNIAVVGRRFVERSLQCALMCLESLPCFSFNLAAFPDNNDKLLCEHLPSNKYNNSEKFIPSNAFHHFSTWSPRSAVVCGNNGKCVALYKENSYVCLCTEGFTGRHCEADAPECASYITLNASDRNEHYTGRAKCDNKLETKWYRFQGPAGRKLATICPQVHRCNTDVPGWMNGKHPNVEDGIVKRQVCFHGYQNCCYKTTTIHVRNCGAYFVYRLDKVSTCNSRYCGTG, encoded by the exons ATGGTCTCAGTGAGCTCGTTCCAGGACACAAACATCCCTGAAGATTCAGGCGCGAGAAATATGGAAAATTTTACCTTCAAAGCACATAGGAGAGCATTCCTCTTTGCACTCAGTTTGATTACGTCGATATACGCATTCGGTTACGCTGTTAAAG agaTTTCAGCTCAAAAGGAAGATGGAACGGCTGGCAGAAGCCGTCATATCAATTTCATTGAAGACAAATTCTCCTACTTGAATATCGCAGTTGTAGGCCGACGTTTCGTTGAGCGAAGTCTCCAATGCGCGCTAATGTGTTTGGAGAGTCTGCcttgcttttcattcaacctGGCTGCCTTCCCGGACAACAACGATAAACTATTATGTGAACACCTCCCTTCAAACAAGTACAACAACTCAGAGAAATTCATCCCTAGCAACGCTTTTCATCACTTTAGCACCTGG TCACCACGTAGCGCTGTGGTTTGtgggaacaatggcaaatgtGTGGCCTTATACAAAGAGAACAGCTATGTATGTCTCTGCACAGAGGGATTCACAGGAAGACATTGTGAAGCCG ATGCTCCTGAATGTGCGAGCTACATCACTCTTAATGCATCGGATAGAAACGAGCACTACACAGGAAGGGCAAAATGTGACAACAAGCTCGAAACAAAATGGTATCGTTTTCAAGGCCCAGCAGGAAGGAAATTGGCAACTATTTGTCCACAAGTTCACAGATGTAACACGGATGTGCCAGGGTGGATGAATGGCAAGCATCCAAATGTTGAAGATGGCATTGTAAAGAGACAAGTTTGCTTTCATGGGTACCAAAACTGTTGTTATAAAACCACAACAATTCATGTGCGTAATTGTGGGGCATACTTCGTATACAGGTTAGACAAAGTGTCAACCTGTAATTCACGTTACTGTGGAACTGGATAG
- the LOC141861184 gene encoding uncharacterized protein LOC141861184, whose amino-acid sequence MIRQEDNRLTKLFVGGIPYDTDDDSLREFFIQYGEIKEAVVIRDRDTLKSKGYGFVTFFDKDCAEKACVNRRPVIDGRTANVNLAYIGAKPKPTKGTGKYAAMTSNGLAYKQNLQKTIMGSQQFCGSFPNGFSQAIPSTQQLQTVQAALLSPVHPQSPNGQVPMSLPPPAAIQPAQLIEYNGVPTIVFGGGLYEQIYYSPPPSFVPASPTLSPASTVPPSFAFTQSVAPPPTPPFHSLNGQQFFPPTIEIIAQPQI is encoded by the exons ATGATCCGACAAGAGGACAACAGACTCACAAAGTTATTCGTCGGAGGGATTCCTTACGATACAGATGACGACTCTTTGAGAGAATTTTTTATCCAGTATGGTGAGATCAAAGAGGCAGTTGTCATTCGAGACAGAGATACACTTAAATCCAAGGGTTACGGATTT GTTACCTTTTTTGACAAAGATTGCGCAGAGAAAGCATGTGTAAACAGAAGACCGGTAATCGACGGAAGAACAGCAAACGTAAATTTAGCCTACATTGGCGCCAAACCAAAACCGACGAAAG GAACTGGAAAGTACGCCGCGATGACTAGTAATGGACTTGCATATAAACAAAATCTGCAGAAGACAATTATGGG ATCGCAGCAATTTTGTGGCAGTTTCCCTAATGGTTTTTCCCAAGCGATTCCCTCGACCCAACAGCTTCAAACTGTACAGGCTGCGCTTTTGTCCCCAGTTCACCCGCAATCACCGAACGGTCAAGTGCCAATGTCATTACCTCCACCAGCAGCAATTCAACCTGCCCAGCTCATAGAATACAATGGAGTTCCTACAATCGTGTTTGGTGGTGGTTTGTATGAGCAGATCTACTATTCACCTCCGCCTTCGTTTGTCCCTGCTTCTCCTACACTATCGCCTGCTTCGACAGTGCCACCTTCCTTCGCCTTCACGCAATCAGTGGCTCCTCCGCCAACACCACCTTTCCATTCGTTAAATGGCCAGCAATTCTTTCCGCCAACAATTGAAATCATTGCTCAACCCCAGATTTAG